Within the Staphylococcus argenteus genome, the region TTAGTAATTTTACATAAGGAGACAGTTGATTTAACAACTAACTTATGAATATTTCAAGTGGTGGTGAATATTTAATTGACTGAAAATGATAAAAATATTAGAAAGAATTTTTTGAAATTTACCGAATCACGGTATATGAAGTTTATTGGTGGGAATGATTTAGTTTTCTCATTAATTGCTCTTGTATTACTTGGTATCGTTATTTTTATCTTTGAAAAGGTATCATATGTGTTTGATCCTTTTATCATAGTTTTTAAAACGATAGCAGCACCTATTATAGTGTCTTTAATACTATTTTATTTGTTTAACCCAATTGTGAACTTAATGGAACGTTATAGAATTCCTAGGGTTGCAGGGATTTCAATTATTTATTTAGCTGTAGTGGGAATTATTACGCTAATTGTTAATTTGTTAATACCAATTATTGGTTCTCAAGTTGACAGTTTAGTTAAAAATTCACCGCATTATTTAGAAAAATTAATTAATTCTATTGATAAGATAGCTAATAATACATTTTTCTCATCATATTATAGTCAAATTAATGATTGGTTAAATTCATTGCCGAAAAAAATACCGTCAATGCTTAGTGAGTTTACAGATGGTTTCGGCTCTAAAATTGCAACGTTTGCTGAAACAATCGCTAATATTGGTGTTGTGATTGTAACTACACCATTTGTATTATTCTTTATGCTTAAAGATGGACACCATTTCAAAGAGTTTTCAACGAATATTATGCCTCCTAAATTTAGAAAGGATTTCCATGATTTACTTGAGAAGATGAGCGTTCAAGTAGGTTCATATATTCAAGGACAAATTATTGTTTCTTTCTGTATCGGTATATTATTATTTATTGGATACTCAGTTATCGGATTGAAATATAGCTTAGTATTAGCAAGTATCGCAGCTGTTACTAGTGTTGTTCCATATTTAGGTCCGACAATCGCAATATCACCAGCCATTGTTATTGCTGCTATTACTTCACCTTGGATGCTTTTAAAATTAGCTGTGGTATGGACATTGGTGCAATTTGTTGAAGGACATTTTATTTCTCCAAATATTATGGGTAAAACGCTTAAAATTCACCCACTTACAATTATTTTCATATTGCTATGTGCAGGTAAGTTACTGGGAATTGTTGGTGTTATTTTAGGTATTCCTGGATATGCAATTTTAAAAGTATTAGTAACACATTTGTTCCAATTATTTAAACGACGTTATAATCGTTTTTATGGTAATGATGTAGGTGAGTATGATATTAAAGAAAGTAACAAAATAGTAGAATAACTTATTAAATACCAATAGACATATGTTTGTTGGTATTTTTTATGAGTATCGTCATATTATTATGTGGCAATGTATTTGGAGTTAAATTTAATCATGTAAATATAGTAAAATATTTATGTGAAGTTTTAGTTAAATATGGTATTTCAATTGATTTGAAAATACTAATGGTATAGATATTTTCAGTTTACATTGGATGGAATGCAATAAAGTAAAATATTAATCCATTAAGAAAAAGTCATAATATTAATATGGTTAATCTGATTTTTTATAAGTGTTGATTCATAAGATTCTTTATGTTAAATATGAATCAGTGAAACTAAATATATCGATAATGTATGAATATAGTGTATACATGTAGTGCTATTATCGTTATCAATATGACAAAAGTGTTATATAAATCAAAGGGAAATGATATGCTATTATTATGATTTATATGATATATTTTGATTTATAATAGAAATAATTAGAATTGATGTGAAAAAATGAATCAGGAAGTTAAAAACAAAATATTTTCAATCTTAAAAATTACGTTTGCTACAGCATTATTTATTTTTGTAGTAATTACGTTGTATCGAGAGTTATCTGGTATTAACTTTAAAGATACATTGGTTGAATTTGGCAAAATCAACCGTATGTCCCTTGTATTACTATTTATTGGTGGTGGGGCATCGCTTGTCATTTTATCTATGTATGATGTTATTTTATCTAGAGCTTTAAAAATGGACATTTCCTTAGGAAAAGTTTTAAGAGTAAGTTATATCATCAATGCATTAAATGCGATTGTCGGATTTGGTGGATTTATAGGTGCGGGCGTAAGAGCAATGGTTTATAAAAACTATACGCACGATAAGAAAAAATTAGTTCACTTTATATCATTAATACTAATTTCGATGTTAACAGGCTTAAGTTTGTTATCATTATTAATTGTTTTCCACGTTTTCGATGCATCTTTAATTTTAGATAAAATCACGTGGGTGAGATGGGTATTATATGCAGTGTCATTTTTCTTACCATTATTCATTATTTATTCAATGGTCAAACCACCCGATAAAAACAATCGTTTTGTTGGCTTGTACTGTACAATCGTTTCGTGTGTGGAATGGTTGGCGGCTGCGGTTGTATTATATTTCTGTGGTGTAATTGTTGATGCGCATGTATCATTTATGTCATTTATTGCTGTGTTTATTATTGCAGCATTATCAGGTTTAGTCAGCTTTATTCCAGGTGGTTTTGGTGCTTTCGACTTAGTTGTTTTATTAGGATTTAAAACATTAGGTGTACCGGAAGAAAAAGTATTATTAATGCTATTACTTTACCGCTTTGCGTATTATTTTGTACCAGTAATTATTGCATTAATTTTATCTTCATTTGAATTTGGTACATCAGCTAAGAAATATATTGAAGGCTCTAAATACTTTATTCCTGCTAAGGATGTTACATCATTTATAATGTCATACCAAAAAGATATTATTGCTAAAATTCCTTCATTATCATTGGCAATTTTAGTATTCTTCACAAGTATGATTTTCTTTGTAAACAATCTGACCATTGTTTATGATGCATTATACGATGGTAATCATCTTACGTATTATCTTTTATTAGCAGTGCATACGAGCGCTTGTTTATTGTTGCTACTTAATGTTGTTGGCATTTATCAACAAAGTAGACGAGCTATTATATATGCTATGATTTCAATTTTATTAATTACTGTAGCGACATTCTTTACGTATGCATCGTATATTTTAATTGCTTGGTTAGCCATTATCTTTATTTTACTTATTGTAGCTTTCCGTAGAGCACGTAAATTAAAACGCCCAATTAGAATTAGAAATCTAGTAGCTATGTTTTTATTTAGTGTATTTGTTTTATATGTTAATCATATATTTATAGCTGGAACGCTTTATGCATTAGATATTTATACTATTGAAATGCATACATCTGTACTTAGATATTATTTCTGGATTACCATTTTAATTATTGCTTTAATTGTTGGTGCAATCGCATGGCTATTTGATTATCAATTTAGCAAAGTGCGCATATCTTCTAACATTGAAGATTGTGAAGCGATTATTAATCAATACGGCGGAAATTATTTAAGTCATTTAATTTATAGTGGAGATAAACAGTTTTTCACTAATGAAGATAAGACTGCATTTTTAATGTATCGTTATAAAGCAAGTTCATTAGTTGTTCTTGGCGATCCACTTGGTGATGAAAATGCATTTGATGAACTATTAGAAGCATTTTATAATTATGCGGAGTATCTAGGTTACGACGTTGTTTTCTATCAAGTGACGGACCAACATATGCCGTTATACCATAATTTTGGAAATCAATTTTTCAAATTAGGTGAAGAAGCAATTATTGATTTAACTCAATTTTCAACTTCTGGTAAAAAGCGACGTGGCTTTAGAGCAACATTAAATAAATTTGATGAGTTAAATATTTCATTTGAAATTATTGAACCTCCATTTAATACAGAATTTTTAAATGAACTTCAACATGTAAGTGATTTATGGTTAGATAATCGTCAAGAAATGCATTTCTCTGTTGGTCAATTTAATGAGGCTTATTTATCTAAAGCTCCAATTGGTGTGATGCGTAATGAAAATAATGAAGTAATCGCGTTTTGTAGTTTGATGCCAACATACTTTAACGATGCAATTTCAGTTGACTTAATCAGATGGTTACCTGATTTAGATTTACCATTAATGGATGGTTTATACTTGCATATGTTACTTTGGAGTAAAGAACAAGGCTATACGAAATTTAATATGGGGATGGCGACTTTATCAAATGTTGGACAATTACATTACTCATATTTACGAGAACGACTTGCAGGAAGAGTGTTTGAACATTTTAATGGCTTATATCGTTTCCAAGGTTTACGTCGTTATAAATCGAAGTATAATCCAAACTGGGAACCACGCTTTTTAGTTTATCGTAAGGATAGCTCACTTTGGGAATCACTTTCTAAAGTAATGCGTGTTATACGTCATAAATAATTAGAAATCCGAGTACTAAAGGAAAGGCATGCAATGCTGATAAAGTGCTCGGATTTTTTATGTGTTGTTTAAGTTTCATATTAATAGAAATATAAAAAAGGTAGATGAAAATTTTAACGTTTTTCGTCTACCTTTTTAAATAATGAGTTGAATGCTATTAGTACATATGCTGGTATGGTGAATCCAGTCATTTATGACTGTACTTAATTGTTTTGTTAAAGATGTTGTTGCTTATTTTTATATTCTTGACGTATTTTTTGTTCTTCTGCATAACGCTCAGGATTTTTCTTGTAAAAGTCTTGATGGTATTCTTCAGCTTTGTAAAATTCTGAAGCAGGTACTATTTTTGTAGCAATAGCCTTGTCAGCATTAATAGTATTTTTAAGCTGTTCAATATATACTTCGGCTTGCTTTTTTTGATGTTCATTAGTATAAAAAATGGCAGTTTGATATTGTGGACCGCGGTCTTGATACTGGCCATCAGAATCTAATGGATCAATTACTGAGAAAAATATTTCTAATAACTTGTTATACGAAAATAAAGTGACATCATATTGTATTTCTACAGTTTCTAAATGTCCACTAGTACCTGATTTTACTTGTTCGTATGTTGGGTTTTTAACATGTCCACCCATATATCCAGAAGTTACTTTTTCAATACCATCAAAGGTGTCAAATGGTTTCGTCATACACCAAAAGCAACCTCCGGCAAAATAAGCTGTATTTATATTCATTTTTGACATCCTTTCATTAGACCTTAGTACGATTTATTCAGAAATCACTTGCTTTTTGAATTGTTTTTATATAACGTTAATATGTGATAATTATAGTACACAAAAATCTATTTTTGAAGATATAAGGTAGGTAAATATGGATAAAGAAAATAATGACAACGAATATAGACGTCAAAGTGAAAATGTTACTTCGACGCCTAAAAGAAAAAAGAAGAAGAAAATTAGGAAGTTACCTATCATTCTTCTAATTGTTGTAATCATACTTATCGCGTTAGTTGCATATATTGTACATAGTTATAATAGCGGCGTAGAGTATGCCAAGCAACATGCGAAAGATGTTAAAGTGCATCAATTTAATGGGCCTGTAAAAAATGATGGTAAAATTTCTATTCTTGTACTTGGTGCAGATAAAGCACAAGGTGGACAATCAAGAACAGATTCTATCATGGTTGTTCAATATGACTTTATCAATAAAAAGATGAAAATGATGTCTGTCATGCGTGATATTTATGCAGATATACCAGGTTATGGCAAACATAAAATTAATTCAGCATATGCTTTAGGTGGTCCAGAGCTACTTAGAAAGACACTTAATAAAAATTTAGGTATTAATCCAGAATATTATGCTGTAGTTGACTTTACTGGATTTGAGAAAATGATTGATGAACTAATGCCTGATGGTGTACCAATTAATGTTGAAAAAGATATGTCTAAAAATATCGGCGTATCTTTGAAAAAAGGTAATCATAGATTAAATGGTAAAGAATTACTAGGTTATGCGAGATTCCGTCACGATCCTGAAGGTGATTTCGGACGTGTAAGACGCCAACAACAAGTTATGCAAACATTAAAAAAAGAAATGGTTAACTTCAGAACAGTTATTAAACTACCTAAAGTTGCAGGTATTTTAAGAGGTTATGTTAATACAAACATTCCGGATTCTGGAATTTTCCAAACAGGTTTGAGTTTTGGTATTCGTGGAGACAAAGATGTTAAGTCATTAACTGTGCCGATTAAAAACTCATATCAAGATATCAACACAAATACTGACGGCAGTGCTTTACAAATTAACAAAAATACAAATAGACAAGCAATTAAAGATTTTTTAGATGAAGAATAAAAAAAGGCGATTTCTATCAAAGTAATGGTAGAAATCGCCTTTTTCAGTAATCAAGAATTTAAAGTTCCAATATGTTTCTCAACTCTATTGATCTGATTTTCTAACACCAGCAACACCATAACGGCTTGGTTGCATTTCTTCAATAACAACATGAATTGCTTGTCTATTAGCACCTGTTGTTCTTTCTACTGCATCTGTTACTTCGCTTACTAAATTTTTTAATTGTTCATCTGAACGACCTTCTAATAATTTTACATTGACGATTGGCATAATCCAAACCTCCTAATCATTATTAATTTGAGTATACCATGTAATAATTAAAAATACATTTACAAATTTATAGAACTAATGTTCCTGAATATATTGAAATAGAACAAATGTTCGTATATAATGAATACATGTAATGGAGGGATAACAGTGTATAATTATCATTTATTAGAAGATAGGGATGTTCTATGTATTGACCAAAAGAGCTTTTTTGCGAGTGTTTCTTGTATTGAAAAGGGATTAGATCCATTAAACACAAAGCTAGCTGTTGTTGCGGATACTAAACGCCAAGGATCTGTAGTATTAGCTGCGACACCTAAATTAAAAGAGTTGGGCATCAAGACAGGATCACGATTGTTTGAAATACCACATAGAAATGACATTTATATTATTAATCCAAGTATGCGTAAATATCTCAATGTCTCAGTTGCTATTTCTAAAATTGCATTACGTTATGTTCCACCTGAAGATTTACACCAATATAGCATTGATGAGTTTTTTATGGATGTGACTGATAGTTATCATAGATTTAGTTCAACAGTACATGCATTTTGTGAAAGACTCAAACGTGAAATTTATGAAGAAACAGGGATTTACTGCACTGTAGGTATAGGATCTAATATGTTGTTAAGTAAGATTGCAATGGACGTTGAAGCGAAGCATAATCAAAATGGTATAGCTGAATGGCGGTATCAAGATGTACCAACAAAATTGTGGCCAATTCAACCATTGCGAGATTTTTGGGGCATTAATCGTCGAACAGAAGCAAAGCTGAATAAAAGAGGGATTTTTACTATAGGAGATTTAGCAAAATATCCATATAAATTTTTGAAAAAGGAGTTCGGTATTTTAGGTGTTGATATGCATTTACATGCTAATGGAATAGATCAAAGTAAAGTGCGTGAAAAGCATAAGATTAGCAATCCATCTATATGTAAGAGTCAAATATTAATGAGGGATTATCATTTTGATGAAGCAAAAGTAGTAATGCAAGAGTTAATTGAAGATGTGGCAAGTCGAGTCAGAGCGAGGAAAAAAGTAGCACGTACAATTCACTTTTCTTTTGGATATAGTGATGAAGGAGGCGTTCATAAACAATATACTTTGAAAGATCCAACAAATTTAGAAAAAGATATTTATAAAGTAGTAATGCATTTCGCAGATAAATTATGTAATAAACAAGCACTATACCGTACGCTAAGCATATCTTTGAGTCAATTTATTAATGAAGATGAGCGACAGTTAAGTTTGTTTGAAGATGAATATCAACGCAAACGCGACGAATGTCTAGCTAAAACGATAGATCAATTACATTTGAAATACGGCAAAGGTATTGTCTCCAAAGCGGTATCATTTACAGAAGCAGGTACAAAACACGGCAGATTAGGTTTAATGGCTGGACATAAAATGTAATAATTATATGGTTTAAGAATATATAACTGTAAGTCGTATAAAATAAGTCTCTAAAGATAAATATCTCATATATGACAATAGATTTTCACGACAGCATCTAAGAATATATGGAATTTATCAAAAGAGACTTAATAATTATTGGATATAACAATCAAAATCACTCAATGCTTGCATACCGCGTTCTCGGTCAGTAGGATTTTTAAAACTAATTTTCAAAGCACCATATATATCTTCACGGACTTCTAAAATCCTTAAGTTGCTTATAGATATATTATGTAAACTTAAGATGTAGGTTACTTTACTTATCATACCTGGTTTATCCGGAATATCGACATATAGATCATACGCAGTATTTAGTCCACCAAGTTGTTTAGAAGGTAACGCATCACGATATGACTTAGCTTCATCAAAAAATGCCAACAATTTTTCGGAATCGTTATTTTCAATTAAGCTTTCTAAATCTTGAAATTGATTTTTCAGTTGATGAATCATTTCTAAAATATATGTTTTATTACTTAACGTGATATCTTTCCACATTTGCGCATTGCTGCTAGCAATTCGTGTAATATCTCGGAAGCCACCAGCTGCTAATTTATTGACTAACTGATGTTCATCACTATTATTATGACTGATGTGAACCAGACTAGAAGCTACAATGTGAGGCAAGTGACTTACAACACTTGTAACATAATCATGTTCTTCGGCAGTGGTTAATATGAATTTAGCAAGTGTAGGTGATAACAGTGCTTTTAATGTATTAGCGGCATGTTCATTTTCTTTTTCGTTGTATACTAAAATATAATAAGCATTTTCAAATAAGTGCTTCTTAGCATTCAATACACCTGATTTATGACTACCAGCCATCGGATGACCACTGACTAAATGAATATTATGTTTTAATAAGTTGTATTCATGTTGTTGGATAATTGATTTAGTACTGCCAGTATCTGTAACAATAACACCTGTTTTTGTTTCGATATCAACTAATTCATTAAGATACTTATCGGTAATAGTTACAGGCGTTGCATAAATAATCACATCAGCTTCTTTGACAGCAGATGGATAATTTGTGTATTTACGATCAATAATTCCAATCGATTTAGCTTTATCTAACTGAGAAATATCTGCATCAAATGCAATGATATTAATTTCAGGATTATGGAATTTTATATTACTAGCAAGACTACCGCCAATTAACCCAAGTCCAACAAATAAAACTGTTGTCATCTACATCACCTTATTTCGAAATTTTCAGAATAATAATAACATTGTAAATGAGCTATTGAAACAGTGCAATAGTTAATAAAAAAATGCCATAAGACATTAATAGCTAAACTAAAGTAAATCATCTACAATAAAACTGTAGATAAAACAACTGTCATGGAGGGGTAATTACATGGAAGAAATTTTAGAAACGATTAAAACATTAACAAATATTAGCAGTCCTTCAGGAGATACAGAAGAAGCAATTCAGTTTGTTGAGGAATTCGCAAAAGACTTAGGATATCAAACAACACTAACAAATAAAGGTGCATTACTCATAACTGTGCCAGGCAAAAATAATGAAGTGCAACGCTGTATTACTGCTCATGTTGATACATTAGGTGCAATGGTTAAAGAAATTAAAGAAGATGGACGCTTAGCAATAGAGTTGATTGGTGGATTCACTTACAACGCAATCGAAGGTGAATATTGTCAAATTAAGACTGAAGCAGGACAAATATATACAGGTACCATTTGTTTACATGAAACAAGTGTACATGTTTATCGGAACAACCATGAAATAGCTAGAGACAAAGAGCATATGGAAATACGAATAGATGAGGTTACAACGTCCGAGGAAGATACTAAGAGTTTGGGGATTTCAGTAGGTGATTTTGTTAGCTTTGATCCACGCACAGTCATTACTTCATCAGGTTTTATTAAATCTCGCCATTTGGATGATAAAGCAAGCGTAGCCATGATACTGCAATTACTCAAAAAATTAAAGCAAAATCAAACTACGTTGCCACATACAACACAATTTTATATTTCTAATAACGAAGAAATAGGTTACGGTGCGAACGCATCGATTGATTCTAGAATCAAAGAGTATATCGCATTAGATATGGGGGCATTAGGAGACGGTCAAAATTCAGATGAGTATACTGTTTCGATTTGCGCAAAAGATTCATCCGGACCATACCATAAACAATTGAAATCACATCTAGTAAATCTCTGTAAAATAAATGATATTCCATACAAAATAGACATATATCCATACTATGGTTCAGATGCTTCAGCGGCGTTAAGTGCTGGGGCAGATATAAGACATGGCTTGTTTGGCGCAGGCATTGAATCATCTCATGCAATGGAACGAACACATATTGATTCAATTAGAGCGACAGAACAATTATTATATGTATATTGCTTATCACCTATAGAATAAATGAAATAGTGTTGACAAATGTGAACGACCTATGTAATATAATAAACTATAAAAATAATTAGAATTTTCTAAAGATATAGTAGCAAGTATGAAATGTAGCAAATAGAAAGCTAATGGGTGATGAGAATTAGCACGACATATTTTGTGAATTGGACTTTGGAAGACAGTTAAATAAATTTATAAAGTGAACATTAATTATGTTAACTAAGGTGGCACCACGGTAACGCGTCCTTACAGAATTTCGCGTTATAGTGGTGTTTTTTATTTGAACAAAATGTAGTAGTTAATTGTATGGTAGCAACAGAAAGTTAGTGGTCGATGTGAACTAACACCAATATTAATGAAATTGGGTTTTGTTTGTAAGAGAAAATTAAATAAAAAAGAGTGAACTTTGAATATTTCGAATATTCGGTTAATTTAGGTGGTACCACGCGTCAGCGTCCTTTAATTATTAAGGGATGCTGGCGTTTTTTTGAAAGGAGCGTAAGAAGAGAATGGACATATTTTATAAAAAAGTAAAAGCTAATGTAACGCCAGAAGTATTGGCACAACTTCATTCAAAGAAAATAATACTAGAAAGTACAAATCAGCAACAAACTAAAGGGAGATATTCTATAGTTATATTTGATATTTTTGGCACATTAACATTAGATAATAATACTTTATCAATAAATACAATAAAAGGAACAAACAAAATTACTGTGAATCCTTATCAGTATTTAACAACTAAAATAAACGAGGATTATCATGACATTAATGATGACACACTTAAGGCATTGCCATTTATTTCTGGATATGTGGGAACATGTAGCTTCGACTTAGTACGTCATGAATTTCCAAAATTACAATCAATTCAATTAGAAGATCACGTTCAACATGATGTACGGTTATATATGGTGGAACATGTTTATGTATTTGACCATTACAAAGATGAATTATATATCATCGCGACAAATCAATTTTCAAATGCACCAAAATCTGAATTAGAAGCACGTGTAAATAAATCAATTAATGATTTAACAAAGATTCAGCCATTTACACCTACACATGATTTTGATTTTAAAGACAAACAAATTCAATCTAATATTTCAGAATCAAGATTTATCGAAATGATTCAATACTTTAAAAAGAAAATAACAGAAGGTGATATGTTCCAAGTTGTGCCTTCAAGAATATATAGTTACAAGCATCATGCAAGCAAAAATTTAAATCAACTGTCGTTTCAACTATATCAAAATTTGAAACGTCAAAATCCAAGTCCGTATATGTATTATCTGAATATCGATAAACCTTATATTGTCGGAAGCTCTCCAGAAAGTTTTGTCAGTGTCAAAGATCAAATCGTAACAACGAACCCAATTGCTGGAACAATTCAACGTGGGAAAACAACGCAACAAGATAATAAAAATATGCAACAATTACTTAATGACCCTAAAGAATGTAGTGAACATCGCATGCTTGTTGATTTAGGACGTAATGATATTCATAGAGTATGTGAAATTGGCACATCAAAAATTACCAAGTTGATGGTTATTGAAAAATATGAACATGTCATGCATATCGTAAGCGAAGTCACAGGTAAAATAAATCAAAATTTATCGCCAATGACTGTCATTGCGAATTTACTACCTACAGGTACGGTCTCAGGTGCACCTAAATTACGTGCAATTGAAAGAATATATGAACAATATCCATTTAAACGTGGTGTTTATAGCGGGGGCGTTGGCTATATCAATTGTAATCACAACTTAGACTTTGCATTAGCGATTCGGACGATGATGATTAATGATCAATTTGTCAATGTAGAGGCTGGTTGTGGCGTTGTATATGATTCCATACCTGAAAAAGAACTAGAAGAAACGAAATTGAAAGCCAAAAGTTTATTGGAGGTGCAACCATGATTCTAGTGATAGATAATTATGATTCATTTACGTATAACTTAGTGGATATTGTCGCACAACATACTGATGTCCTTGTAAAATATCCGGATGATGATAATGTATTGCATCAATCTGGAGACGCTGTAATTATTTCTCCTGGTCCAGGGCATCCATTAGATGATCAACAGTTAATGAAAATCATATCAGCCTATCAAGAAAAGCCGATTTTGGGTATTTGTTTAGGCGCTCAAGCGCTTACTTGTTATTACGGTGGGGAAGTCATTAAAGGTAATAAGGTTATGCACGGAAAAGTTGATACGCTAAAGATTGCATCACATCATCAACATTTATTATACCAAGATGTTCCAGAACAATTTT harbors:
- a CDS encoding anthranilate synthase component I — encoded protein: MDIFYKKVKANVTPEVLAQLHSKKIILESTNQQQTKGRYSIVIFDIFGTLTLDNNTLSINTIKGTNKITVNPYQYLTTKINEDYHDINDDTLKALPFISGYVGTCSFDLVRHEFPKLQSIQLEDHVQHDVRLYMVEHVYVFDHYKDELYIIATNQFSNAPKSELEARVNKSINDLTKIQPFTPTHDFDFKDKQIQSNISESRFIEMIQYFKKKITEGDMFQVVPSRIYSYKHHASKNLNQLSFQLYQNLKRQNPSPYMYYLNIDKPYIVGSSPESFVSVKDQIVTTNPIAGTIQRGKTTQQDNKNMQQLLNDPKECSEHRMLVDLGRNDIHRVCEIGTSKITKLMVIEKYEHVMHIVSEVTGKINQNLSPMTVIANLLPTGTVSGAPKLRAIERIYEQYPFKRGVYSGGVGYINCNHNLDFALAIRTMMINDQFVNVEAGCGVVYDSIPEKELEETKLKAKSLLEVQP
- a CDS encoding anthranilate synthase component II, with product MILVIDNYDSFTYNLVDIVAQHTDVLVKYPDDDNVLHQSGDAVIISPGPGHPLDDQQLMKIISAYQEKPILGICLGAQALTCYYGGEVIKGNKVMHGKVDTLKIASHHQHLLYQDVPEQFSIMRYHSLISNPDNFPEELKITGRTEDCIQSFEHNERPHYGIQYHPESFATEYGVKILMNFINSVKGGQ